TAATAGAAAGTTAATTAAATGAGGTATTGTACATGTTGTTCTTTTCAGTTGCAGTAGTTTTATTGGTAGTAGTATATTTCTTTATGGGGGTGCGCATTGTTCCTCAATCTCAAAATTATCTAGTTGAGCGATTGGGAAAATATTCTAGAACACTAGATGCAGGGTTGCATTTTATTGTGCCGTTCATTGAGATCGTATCTAAGCAAGTTAATATTCTTGAGCGCCAGTTACCCACTAATCAAGTAACTGCAATTACCAAAGACAATGTTAATATTGGAATCTCACTTGCGGTGCTCTATAGAGTTACTGATCCAGCAAAAACTATGTACCGTATTCAAAATGTTGACCAAGCAATTACTACTACGGTGACTGGTACTGTAAGAAGCGTAATTGGCAGAACAGAGTTTGATGGAGTGCAGAGCAATCGTCGTGAGTTATCAGATGTGATTGAAACCGAACTCACCGCTGTGTGTATTGAGTGGGGTATAGTATTGTCTCGGGTTGAAATTATAGATGTAGATGTTGATGAAAGTACTAGAAACTCTATGCAATTGCAATTAAATGCTGAGCGTACTCGTAGAGCCACTGTTACTGAAGCCGAAGGTAAAAAGCAGGCAGCCATTTTGCAGGCTGATGCGGCGTACTATGCTGCGCAAAGAGACGCTGATGGCAAACGAGTCTTAGCTGAAGCTGAGTCATATTCAATTTCCATTATTGCAAAAGCTATTGCTCAAGACGGTGAGCAAGCAGTGCAATTCCAACTCAAAAAAATACATACCGATGCGTTAAGCACCATTGGCAAAAGCACAAATGCTAAATTTATAATATTACCAACCGATGTATTGGAAAGTGTTGAATCGGCATTTAAGAAAATATCAGGAAAATAACATTGAGCAATATTGATCCCCATTTTGTTTCACTTGGCCTAGCAGTGCTTATGGTAGTGATTGAGGTTATGACGACTACGCTTATTTTTCTCGGTATTGCTGGTGGTTTTATTGTCGTAGCGATAGTACAACTGTTAACATCAGAAGTGAATTATAGTCGTGACATTCTTATTCTGGCAATCATTAGTGGTTTATTTATTTTTTTTCTTCGCGTTACCATGCGAAAGGGCAAAACTTCATCATTAAAAAAATCAAGTCAAGATATTAATAAATACTAAGCACTGCATACATGGTTTATTTAATTTTGCTTCTCATCTGTATGTTGTCGGAGTTAGTTCTTGCTAAATCAGAAGAAGAAATTCAAGTTATCGCACAACCATACATCGGATTGAGTAGTAGTTCAGATTTTGATGCTAAAGAAGCGAGTTTAATACCGGGAGGCAAGGGCGATATTTTAAGTATTATCACCATTATTCCTAGTATCGCCTCACCGCAATACCGAACACCTGGAGGAAATGAACAAGGCTATTACATTAGAGGTTCTAATCTTAATGACAATCAGTACTTAGTTGATTGGTTGCCATTAGGGTATATTTTTCACTTTGGGGCGCCAGGTTTTGATTATTCTGTCGTACACTCATCATTGATCAATAATTTCACAATTCATTTAGGTGGTTTTTCACCTCGCTACGGTTCTGTAGCAGGAGGAGTTATTGAAGTTGACTTAAAACCTCCTAGACTTGATAAATTATATCAAGAATATCGAATTGGATCAGAAGTGGGTTTTGTAGTAGAAGGTCCATTGAGTAACGATGAAGGGTTCTGGTTTAGTTTACGCAGGAGTTATTTTGATTTAGTGTTCAATCTATTTTTTAAAAACAATAGTCCTGGTAGCAAGAAAAAGGAAGATAGATTTACCATTAAGCAGTTTCCAAGATTTTATGATTTACATAGTAAATATCGTAAAACTCTTAGCGATGGCTATGTTGATTTTACTGTTATTTCCAGTACTGATATTGCAAGTGCGGCAATCAATGAAGCCAACGACCCCTCTATCATTGGAGGGTTATCTGTTGATAGAGGGTTTACGGTCGGAGGAGTTCGCTGGGTGTATGAAGAGCAAGAGTATCGTTCCTCACTAAATGTAAATTGGCTGCACAATGTTAGTGGTTTTTCTATTGGAACTCAAGGTGAGGGCGATCCTAATCCAGGAGGATCTTTCACGCTAGATAATGTAAGTAATTCTTTTCAACTACAAAGCCATCACGAGTTTACATTTTCCAACCATCATTTTTTTACTGTAGGAATAGATCTAGAGCGCAGGTATGGAACGCTTGGAGGGTATTTTTCACTCCCAAATTCTAACGATGCTGGCTCATCAGCACTCACATTTTCTAAACGAACTAAAGCAATTCTAGAAGAAAAATCAGTGCGTAGTAATTTTGAACCACATGTGACTTACATATATCAAGATGAGATTGTTTTAGTTAGTATTGGTGCTAGACTGCTCATGAGCGATTTAAGTAATAATGTTACTAGCACAAAGTACCACTACCGAGCAGTATCTGATCGTTCTCGCCTAGAGTTTTACATCCCTCAAGGCAGTGTGTATATCAATTACGGCACCTACCCGCAACTTCCTGAAGAGTATTATTTATCTAGCAGAATAGGCGCTCCAGAATTAGTAATGCCTCAGCAAGCCACACATACCATTCTAGGAATTAAATCATCTGATATTGATGGGTGGCAGTATAAATTTGAGTACTGGAAAAAAGAAACTAAACAACTCACCATTCGTATCAATGAATTAGAAAAAGAAAGAATTGCGAGCACGGGGGTAAGTTTTACCCAAGGCTTTGATTTTGAAATTAGAAAACAGTTTTCCAGTGACAGTAATTTATATCTTTCAATGTCTCGCAGTAAGGGAACACGAAGTAATTACCCTGGTGGCCCCACCTACCCATTCGGAGGAGACCAACCCCTAAGCTTTAATATTGCATTTAGCTCTTCTGCGGATGATCAAGGTTGGTCATGGGGAATGCGCGCTTTGCTTCATGAAGGCCAACCCTACACTAAGGTAGTGGCAAGACAGTCAGATATTCAAATTAATGAAAATGGCGACCTAGTTCAGTATTTTAAACCAATATATGGTCCATATAAAGGAGCAAGACTTCCTCTCTTTTTTCAATTAGACATGAATTTTCGTTACCAAGAACCTGGGACTGATTGGTACTATACTGTAGAGTTTGTCGGACTTAGTGAATATCTAAGACAAAATGTTATCAGTTATAGGTATGGCACAAACTATGAGAAAATCGCTAGACCTTCCCCAAGGTACACTCAAAATTTTCTGCCTTCTTTTTTAATTGAGACCAGATTTTAACACCCTGTAATCTTTAAAGGGCAGTGTAAATTATGCTATAATGTAACGAAAAAGCATGTTTATGAGATCAAATTTGTTGAAGCTTT
This portion of the Candidatus Methylacidiphilales bacterium genome encodes:
- a CDS encoding SPFH domain-containing protein, whose protein sequence is MLFFSVAVVLLVVVYFFMGVRIVPQSQNYLVERLGKYSRTLDAGLHFIVPFIEIVSKQVNILERQLPTNQVTAITKDNVNIGISLAVLYRVTDPAKTMYRIQNVDQAITTTVTGTVRSVIGRTEFDGVQSNRRELSDVIETELTAVCIEWGIVLSRVEIIDVDVDESTRNSMQLQLNAERTRRATVTEAEGKKQAAILQADAAYYAAQRDADGKRVLAEAESYSISIIAKAIAQDGEQAVQFQLKKIHTDALSTIGKSTNAKFIILPTDVLESVESAFKKISGK
- a CDS encoding TonB-dependent receptor, whose translation is MVYLILLLICMLSELVLAKSEEEIQVIAQPYIGLSSSSDFDAKEASLIPGGKGDILSIITIIPSIASPQYRTPGGNEQGYYIRGSNLNDNQYLVDWLPLGYIFHFGAPGFDYSVVHSSLINNFTIHLGGFSPRYGSVAGGVIEVDLKPPRLDKLYQEYRIGSEVGFVVEGPLSNDEGFWFSLRRSYFDLVFNLFFKNNSPGSKKKEDRFTIKQFPRFYDLHSKYRKTLSDGYVDFTVISSTDIASAAINEANDPSIIGGLSVDRGFTVGGVRWVYEEQEYRSSLNVNWLHNVSGFSIGTQGEGDPNPGGSFTLDNVSNSFQLQSHHEFTFSNHHFFTVGIDLERRYGTLGGYFSLPNSNDAGSSALTFSKRTKAILEEKSVRSNFEPHVTYIYQDEIVLVSIGARLLMSDLSNNVTSTKYHYRAVSDRSRLEFYIPQGSVYINYGTYPQLPEEYYLSSRIGAPELVMPQQATHTILGIKSSDIDGWQYKFEYWKKETKQLTIRINELEKERIASTGVSFTQGFDFEIRKQFSSDSNLYLSMSRSKGTRSNYPGGPTYPFGGDQPLSFNIAFSSSADDQGWSWGMRALLHEGQPYTKVVARQSDIQINENGDLVQYFKPIYGPYKGARLPLFFQLDMNFRYQEPGTDWYYTVEFVGLSEYLRQNVISYRYGTNYEKIARPSPRYTQNFLPSFLIETRF